The nucleotide sequence CGGAGTCGCGCTCCAGGTTCAGTGCAATGGCGTAACGGTTGCCCGGCAGAGAGATCATTTCCCCCTGCATGACATCGGCCAGGCCGTGTACGCGGATGATCCCGTCACTGACGGAAACAATGGTACCTTCGTTGTGAGCTTCACTCACAACGTTGAACTGAGCAATCCGCTGCTTGATCAGTTCACTGATTTCGGTGGAATTCAGTTGCATGCTCCAGTCCCCTTAAGACTGCAAGACGTCTGCCAGACGTTCCAGACGACCACGAATACTGCCGTCTATCACCATATCGCCCGCGCGGATCACCACGCCGGCCATAACAGACTTATCGATTTTGCAATTCAGCTTAACTTTACGTGACAGACGTTGTTCCATTGCAGCGGTTATCCCGGATAACTGCTGCTCGCTCAACGTGGCGGCGGAAATCACCTCTACATCAACGGTCGATTCCAGCTCCGCGCGCAATTGAACAAACTGTTCCAGCACTTCAGGCAGCACCGGCAAACGTCCGTTTTCAGCCATCACCCGGATCAGGTTCTGGCCCGCTTCATCCAGTTGATCACCACACACGGTAATGAACGTTTGCGCCATAGTCTGAGGAGCGATGGCTCCGGCAAGCATCCCGGCAATATGTTCATTACGCGCAACTTCGGCAGCAAATGCCAGCATTTGCTGCCAGCGATCAAGCGCCTGGTTTTCAACGGCAAAGTCAAAAGCTGCTTTGGCATAGGGGCGAGCTACCGTGACAAATTCAGACATCGGCCCCTCCCTCCTTACAGTTCAGCGACCAGTTTATCAACGATGTCGCTGTTGGCAGCTTCATCCACGGAACGTTCAATAATTTTCTCGGCACCGGCAATAGCCAGAATAGCAACCTGCTTACGCAACTCTTCACGGGCACGTTTGCGTTCGGCTTCGATTTCAGCCTGCGCCTGCGCCACGATTTTGTTGCGTTCCACTTCTGCTTCCGCTTTCACTTCGTCCAGAATCTGAGCACGCTGTTTGTTTGCCTGCTCGATGATCACCTGAGCTTCCGCTTTGGCTTTCTTCAGTTGGTCGGTCGCATTGGCCTGCGCTAAGTTCAGATCTTTTTTGGCACGTTCAGCAGAAGCAAGACCGTCAGCAATTTCTTTCTGACGCTTTTCAATGGCAGCCATAATCGGCGGCCATACATACTTCATGCAGAACCAGACAAACAGGACGAACGCAATGGCCTGGCCGAGGATTGTTGCGTTAAGATTCACAGCACAATGCCTCTTTCATGAGTTAAATGAGTCGATGTCTTTTTACCTGGCAAGCTCACGCTTACTTAGGCCACTGCGAACATCACGTACAGACCCAGACCTACCGCGATCATCGGGATAGCATCCACCAGACCCATAACGATAAAGAACTGTGTACGCAGCAGCGGGATCAGGTCAGGCTGGCGGGCAGCACCTTCCAAAAATTTACCACCCAGAATGCCGATACCGATTGCAGCACCGATTGCCGCCAGGCCCATCATCACAGCGGCAGCCATGTACAGCAGATCCATACTCAGGTTTTCCATGACAGTCTCCAGTTTGTTTCAGTTAAAACGTTGTAGTGTTGTGAAAAATCAATGCTCTTCAGATGCCATCGAAAGATAAACAACTGTCAGAACCATGAAAATAAAAGCCTGCAGCGTAATAATCAAAATGTGGAAAATGGCCCACGGCACATTCAGAATCCACTGTGACCACCACGGCAACAGACCGGCAATCAGGATGAAGATCAACTCACCCGC is from Dickeya dianthicola NCPPB 453 and encodes:
- the atpF gene encoding F0F1 ATP synthase subunit B, translating into MNLNATILGQAIAFVLFVWFCMKYVWPPIMAAIEKRQKEIADGLASAERAKKDLNLAQANATDQLKKAKAEAQVIIEQANKQRAQILDEVKAEAEVERNKIVAQAQAEIEAERKRAREELRKQVAILAIAGAEKIIERSVDEAANSDIVDKLVAEL
- the atpH gene encoding F0F1 ATP synthase subunit delta — its product is MSEFVTVARPYAKAAFDFAVENQALDRWQQMLAFAAEVARNEHIAGMLAGAIAPQTMAQTFITVCGDQLDEAGQNLIRVMAENGRLPVLPEVLEQFVQLRAELESTVDVEVISAATLSEQQLSGITAAMEQRLSRKVKLNCKIDKSVMAGVVIRAGDMVIDGSIRGRLERLADVLQS
- the atpE gene encoding F0F1 ATP synthase subunit C — translated: MENLSMDLLYMAAAVMMGLAAIGAAIGIGILGGKFLEGAARQPDLIPLLRTQFFIVMGLVDAIPMIAVGLGLYVMFAVA